A stretch of the Tardiphaga sp. 709 genome encodes the following:
- a CDS encoding nicotinate-nucleotide adenylyltransferase, which produces MRIGLLGGSFNPPHAAHRAISLFAMKRLQLDRVWWLVSPGNPLKDQRNLHDLAERAAAAKAMADHPRIDVTCLESVIGTRYTVDTISYLRRRCSQARFVWIMGADNLAQFHRWESWQVIAGEVPFAVIDRPPQSFQGLASTAAQALGRYRIPEQDAGSLADMKPPAWVFLTGLKLNLSSTRLRNPDGSWKT; this is translated from the coding sequence ATGCGGATCGGTCTGCTTGGCGGATCGTTCAATCCGCCGCATGCCGCGCATCGGGCCATCAGCCTGTTCGCGATGAAACGGTTGCAGCTCGATCGCGTCTGGTGGCTGGTCTCGCCGGGCAATCCGCTGAAGGATCAACGCAATCTGCACGATCTCGCCGAGCGCGCGGCTGCTGCGAAGGCGATGGCCGATCATCCGCGCATCGATGTCACCTGTCTCGAGAGTGTCATCGGTACGCGCTATACCGTCGACACCATCAGCTACCTCCGACGTCGATGTTCGCAAGCACGATTTGTCTGGATCATGGGTGCCGACAATCTCGCCCAGTTTCACCGCTGGGAGAGTTGGCAGGTGATTGCCGGAGAGGTGCCCTTTGCGGTCATCGACCGGCCGCCGCAGAGCTTCCAGGGACTGGCATCGACCGCGGCCCAGGCCCTCGGCCGTTACCGGATACCGGAGCAGGACGCTGGGTCATTGGCCGACATGAAGCCTCCCGCATGGGTATTTCTGACCGGTTTGAAGCTGAATCTGTCCTCCACCCGGCTGCGGAACCCGGATGGCAGCTGGAAGACGTAA
- a CDS encoding glutamate-5-semialdehyde dehydrogenase: MTASLKAIDGSADLPVLMNDLARSARAAARALAVAPTEQKNRALEAMERAIRAGAPAILLANAEDVAEVRTNGATSAFIDRLTLTEARVHAMADGIRVIHDIADPVGAVTESWQRPNGMTIERVRVPLGVVAVIFESRPNVAADAGVLCLKSGNAVILRGGSDSFRSCRAIHECLAQGLREAGLPEAAITLVPTRDRAAVGLLLTGLNGGVDVIVPRGGKSLVARVEAEARVPVFAHLEGVNHTYVDHAAKLEMAKSIVLNAKMRRPGVCGATETLLIDRAVAGTHLKPLVEMLIDAGCEVRGDAAVQQADARVKPATDEDWDTEYEDAIISARVVDGVDDALAHIRDHGSHHTDAIVTEDVAVATKFLNEVDSAIVLHNASTQFADGGEFGFGAEIGIATGKFHARGPVGAEQLTSFKYRIHGTGQTRP, encoded by the coding sequence ATGACCGCCTCGCTGAAAGCCATCGACGGATCGGCAGATTTGCCTGTCCTGATGAACGATCTCGCCCGGAGCGCCCGTGCGGCGGCGCGTGCGTTGGCGGTGGCTCCAACGGAGCAAAAGAACCGGGCGCTTGAGGCCATGGAACGCGCGATCCGCGCCGGAGCGCCGGCGATTCTGTTGGCCAATGCCGAGGATGTGGCCGAGGTGCGCACCAATGGCGCCACATCGGCCTTTATTGATCGGTTGACCCTGACCGAGGCGCGCGTGCACGCGATGGCGGATGGCATCCGCGTCATCCATGACATCGCCGATCCCGTCGGCGCCGTCACCGAGAGCTGGCAGCGGCCGAATGGCATGACCATCGAGCGCGTGCGGGTGCCGCTCGGCGTCGTTGCGGTGATTTTCGAGAGCCGTCCGAATGTCGCGGCGGATGCCGGCGTGCTGTGCCTGAAGTCCGGCAATGCCGTGATCCTGCGCGGCGGCTCGGACAGTTTCCGCTCTTGCCGTGCGATTCACGAATGTCTGGCGCAGGGCCTGCGTGAAGCCGGACTGCCGGAAGCCGCGATCACGCTGGTGCCGACGCGAGATCGTGCGGCGGTCGGATTGCTGCTCACCGGCCTCAATGGCGGTGTCGATGTGATCGTGCCTCGCGGCGGCAAGAGCCTGGTTGCGCGCGTCGAGGCCGAAGCGCGCGTGCCGGTGTTCGCCCATCTCGAAGGCGTCAATCACACCTATGTCGATCATGCCGCCAAGCTCGAAATGGCGAAGTCGATCGTGCTGAATGCGAAGATGCGTCGCCCCGGTGTCTGCGGCGCAACGGAAACACTGCTGATTGACCGCGCAGTCGCGGGCACGCATCTGAAGCCTTTGGTGGAAATGCTGATTGATGCCGGCTGCGAGGTGCGCGGCGACGCCGCTGTGCAGCAGGCCGATGCGCGCGTAAAGCCTGCAACGGACGAGGATTGGGACACCGAATACGAGGATGCGATCATCTCGGCCAGGGTCGTCGATGGTGTCGATGATGCGCTCGCGCATATTCGCGATCACGGCTCGCATCACACCGACGCGATCGTCACCGAGGACGTCGCGGTGGCCACGAAGTTTCTCAACGAAGTGGATTCGGCGATTGTACTGCATAACGCCTCGACGCAGTTTGCCGACGGCGGTGAATTCGGCTTCGGTGCGGAAATCGGAATCGCCACCGGCAAATTCCATGCGCGCGGCCCGGTCGGTGCCGAGCAGCTCACCAGTTTCAAATATCGCATTCACGGCACTGGGCAGACCCGGCCGTGA